From the genome of Syngnathoides biaculeatus isolate LvHL_M chromosome 15, ASM1980259v1, whole genome shotgun sequence:
CTCCAattcataattgtttttttttaattttttatttttttttttacatatgagGCCAAGACATCATTAAACATATTTATCCATGCCTCTGTTTCTCCCAGGAAAAAGCTGCAAAGTGGAAGAATCCTGATGGTCACATGGATGGTCTGACAACAAATGGCGTGCTGGTGATGCACCCCAAAGGCGGCTTCACGGAGGAATCCAAGCCCGGCGTATGGCGAGAGATTTCTGTGTGTGGGGATGTGTACACCCTCAGGGAGACGCGCTCCGCACAGACTCCAGGCAAACTGGTCAGTGGTTGCTAAACTTACACATAGGGTTGGTTGATGATTGCTGTTTAAGCAATACAGTGGATTTCTTACAAACTCACCAATATACCATATTTCCTCAAACAATGGCTAGGCCCAAGTTGGGATGTAACTGCAATGCAGTGGTTTGTGGACTGGCGTAAGAATTTGTCATCACGTGGCACCAGAAGCCACACTGTTTTATCCCCTTTGTATTCATGGgggaacatgttttttttgggaggggggggttgatttattttttttctttcctcttgattaaaactaaaattggcatcctgattccaaaattgcaattttttggagcacatccatttttttctctacaGCTTATCCTCCAGATAAGCAATAGTCTACTGATGAGCTGTAGTAAAACTTGCCATCTGATTACGATTGGTCTCATCTACAGCCACGTGGTAACTTGTTTATGCAGTCACAATTGAGAGAGCTCCCAAGAGGTCAGTACTatcaatatctgcaaagagaaagTTATGGTAGTGGGATGTAAGAGGATTTGGGCTGTCTTTTCTCTTGACCTCGTAACTTTGGGCATACCATTgtaaattcaatttcattttatgctgtttttttttttttttcgtttgtttgttttagattttttttctcgggGATATTTGCAATACAGTATGGAGTATATACTGTAATGCCCTATTATGTGGTAAAGGAGCAACATTCACCGATGCACTTTTTAGCCATTTATTGAATGCCAGGAGAACATTAGAGCAAACGTAATGAGCACATCCGTGCAGAACTGCTCTGTGCCATATTTGATGCTCTCACCCTCATTCACAAACTGCAACTTTTACACGACACCACAACAAGAAGCATGCATCTACAGTGTCTATCTCACTGATGCTATAATAGGTACAGTATTTTCTatgtattttatctttttttttttgagcattcACATAGGTACAGGAGGGGGTGacacaaatttaaaatgttatttttgaaaTGGTCTTACTATACCACAGATTTTAACCTGTTGTGTATGTGTGGGCTCATTGTAATTCTGACTTCATAACTGCATTGGTGATCGTATTCTGACTTGTGCACAAGTCTGGGTTATGTCGCCGCTGTAAGATCAGAACTGAGGAGAAATAAAACCGAAGACCACCTGTATAAGGATGTGTGATATAACGATAATACAGTTACAAATAGCTTTTTCGTCTTTAGGTGGAGAATGAAAGTAATGTACTCCTGGACGGCTCGCTGGTGGACTTGTGTGGTGCGACCTTGCTCTGGCGCACTGCTGAGGGTCTCTTTCACACTCCCACCCAAAAGCATCTGGAGGCCCTTCGGCAGGAGATCAACGCAGCGCGGCCCCAGTGCCCCGTGGGTCTAAACACCCTGGCATTCCCCAGCATGCAACGCAGCCGTGCCCTTTCCTGTCTGGAGGACAAGCAGCCTTGGGTTTACTTGGCATGTGGCCACGTGCATGGTTACCACAACTGGGGTCATCGTTCGGAGCAGGAGCCCAACGCCCAGCGAGAATGCCCCATGTGTCGGGTGGTCGGCCCCTACGTTCCGCTCTGGCTGGGGTGCGAGCCCGCCTTCTATGTGGACACAGGCGCCCCCACTCACGCCTTTGTGCCGTGTGGACACGTGTGCTCGGAGAAGTCTGTTAAGTACTGGTCGGAGATCCCTCTGCCCCACGGCACCCATGCCTTCCATGCCGCATGTCCCTTCTGTGCCACCCAGCTCAGCCTCACTCAAGGCTGCTCCAAGCTCATTTTCCAGGGCCCCGTGGACTGagctggggagggggggattcTGCTCTTGGACAAGAGTGACAACATGCTGTGAAACTGTTGAGATTATTTTGTGTTCCTTTTTCCTCACATTAGACCCTCTGTGGGAAGCTCAGGCGGTGATAGTTTGGATTCTAAAGGCTGTCTGGATGTTCTGCGAAGGCCAGGTTCCTTCCGCAACCAAATACTGTTTTAGCTTTCCTGTCACGTAACCGCTTAGAAGAAGAAACGCTTCGGCACGGGTGGGCTACACATAATTTTCAGTAGTCGGTGGATTTTATGCTTTAGGTAGAAATAAATCGTTGTTTTGACTCTTTTAAACTTGGTAACAGTGAGCAGGTGTAGGCAAGCCTGAAGCAGGTTCAGTGTAGCTCCTGGTGATtagaaaagttttgaaaagcCAGACAGCTGGACTGTTGGCTTGGAGAACCTGAGGTTCTGTTGGATCTCGTGCGCTTTTTATTTGGACTGTAACCCCTAAGGGCATCTCCTTGCAGAGGTGGGTTTCATATGCGTCATGTACACAGTTAGAATTCAGTGCCTCTAATCCCATGAAGCAGTGGGAACATATTTCACAGAAGAGAGAAGGATATTTAGTTGAAGGCAAGAGGAAAGGTAGCTTTGCATACTGGTGTAAGGAAATGACAGCCCACGACGATCCAACTCTGCATTTGTATACTACAGAAGAGCTATTTTACGACACGGAGGCCCTCGCACTGTTTTCCAATGCAAATGTTAATATATTTTCCTGCATAAATAATGTGTGCAAGAATGTTTtgattgtgtgcgtgcgtgctggACACCTCGGGTGCCCTCGGgctttattttaaagaaaagccCTGCATCATTTCACCTCAAAATCCTCCCTTATGATCTCTCAGCCCACCAGCCAAACACTTGAGAACCTTGCAGGGCTTGACAATGATTGTACTGGATTACAGCCTTTTTGTAGACTAGATAGATAAGACCTGAGACTGTATAGCAAGTATATGCATCACTGATAAGTGTTTCTCAGTCCTGCACGCATACTGTACGCTGTCTGCACTGTTGTTGGCTTCATCCTGCGCCGGCTTCAATCCAACGACTGTAGCGCCAAGAAACCTGGGCATCGCCTCAGCAGCGTGCAGAGATTATACCAAATATAAGGAGGAGCTATTTTCTCTCCACATGCAAGAAGCAAAAGTGGTTCTGTAAACAATCCCTAAACCCGGACCGCTGCTGTGGCGCAATGTTGACAGCTTTGGATTCCAGTCGCATGCACCAGCTCCTTGGGAATAATGATATTATCTCACATGATGCCAAATTTGTTCTTTTGTGTGCGCAGATGATTCAAAAACAAACTAGCGGATGAAGTGAAACTAAAAAATcggggacaattttttttttttttttttgtgattatagCTTAACAGACTGtccaaatgtggaaaatattggcaaCTGTCTTGATTCTGCCTCCTTCATAAACAATACCAAGCATTGAATCTCTTGAGTTGCTTCCAGTAGCTGCATTCAAGCTGTCTTCCAGAACTATGGATGTCTGAGGGGTAACGCCACCTTGAATTCACCCAAAATTTTCTCCTTTCCCAACGAAAAGTGACTTTAAAAGTTGAAGCTCAGCTCAGAAGTGAAACGATGTTGTCACATATGACATTAAAGACGGTGCGGAGTCGAGCACAGCAGCACGCACCAGGCAGTAGCATTCCTCACTGCACGTTCCTTAAAGAAGAGCGTGTTCTCCAACAGCTGCCTCAAACATTCCTCCTTGGTAAACATGGGTGGGGCCCTTGGTTCACTCAAGGGCATGTTCAAGATTTCGTCTCCTACAGGAAGTGTGTACACAAGCTATAGGATGCACTGATACTTCTCCCAAtgcaaatgcaaagaaaaataaaatatttttaaaagtacatcGCATAGGTCTTCTCTTTATTTTAGCACTGACTACTCAAATTTCACACTTGAAAGGATTTTTGTTCAAGAATTCTATCAACAGAATGAGTAGTTGTACTACGTAGCAACAGTTATGCACATTTGCGTACACGTTTCATCATTTTCCTCTTGTGTATTTCCTTGGGATCCTTCATCACCAAATGAATTTTTGGAGATAAGAGGCAGCATTTTCTTGAAGACTGTTTTAGTCACATTCCATGTTGTATCAGCTCTTTATCTCCTCTCAAGCTCATCTCAAAATTCACCGTACAGAATGATTGGATAAGCTGCACTCCTTGGGGTCTCTACTTTGAGCCACAGGGGGGCACTGTTTCCTCAACAATGGAGAATATGGACGCCACTGCAAGTTGCCTGCAGCGGCTAAAGCTGCCGAGAAACACCCTTTGGGTGTATTTATTTCACACTTAGCTCTATTCACATCATAACAGAGCTGAGTTGCCCAAATTGGTGTAGGTGATACCCTCTTGTATTTTTCCCCTAGCATATATGCTGTATTAAGTGATATTTTACCTAATTAAGTATGCTACGCTTGGATTGATTTTTATTGAGATTCTGGAACATGAGGGAACACTAACACAAATACATAGTTGTGTGTAGTATTTTGGATGAATGTTCTCGCTTACTATGGTAAATGTAGTGTATTTACAGCATTTAGTGCTTTAACCACACCAGCCTGTCCAAAGCACTTTCCAAAGCATCACATTCACGCAGAGATTCACACAGCAGTGGGCAGCTCCGGCCAGGCCCACCGGGAGCAATTTGTGGTTCattgtcttgcccaaggacataTTGGGAGTAGACAGTAgaaactgggatttgaactacTAACCCGCTCTACCAATTGGGCCACAATCGCCTGAATGGCAGCACCTCGAAGGGGCAGTGTTTTAACacgtctgcctcaaagttctaagCACTCTCGGTCCAAGCCTGAATGGGCCCAAAGCATAATTTGGTTGGGGGTTCACCCCTCCCACTGTGTGTAAGTGAGATGCAATGTTGATGTTCCCAAGCATTTATTCAGCCAAGGCATTCTGTATATTTTGCTTCAGGAAAATCTGCCAGTCACTATACATAactggcatagatagatgaacgaAGATACATTGCAGAAAAAATATTGTGCCCAATTACTGTAAGTAAAATGTACCCACTAATCACGTGACTTCATCTGCCCTCCTAATAAAGGAACTTCAGGAGGGAATTAAATGTTCGTTCTGATGAGGAATGGAGCAGTGGGATTCCTGCCTTCCTCACGTTCTTGCCGTAAGAGGAGTTCATATGTCCTCACGCTTTTTTAATGACAGACAGAAGGTGACACGGGATGTTAATTTCCGTCTCTCGGTCCGCGACTCCCATCTTAAGCGGGCCACTGTCATGCAAATAAACTGGATTGATGCAACATTTCTTCCTTGATGATAGAAGCAAGGTTCACATGCTTTAGTGATGCTGTTTTGGATGATAGCACGAGCAGCATATCACCTTCACGATCCCAATTAACCTCTCTTAGGGTGCTTTACTTTGTACCGTCCTGAATTTGCATCAGTTATATTACAgtacggttaaaaaaaaaagtggggggggggcttgcgtTTCTGTCCGTCAACCTTTTGCACCCATCCCGCAGCATCAAAGTATCAAAGGGGGAAGTGAACCAGACATTTAGAAGAAATTATGTTGTCAGTGCTAACATATTCACTGTGGTTTCTACCTTATGAAAGGTCCAAGTCCTTTCACATATATAAAAGGAACTCAGTGTTCTGATATGATAATCGTGCAGTCATAAAAGCATATGACCCATCAAATTGACTTGATGCTTTTTGCATGGTGCTATTTGTGTCTTCATGGAAAACGGGTCACTCTCATAGAGATTTTAGGGGTTATGTGTAACCAACTTCTGCATTTGGCAAAACTGGATACAATAAACAGTATATTATGACTTCCTTCTTCAAGAGTTGCCAAAGGTGAGAATCTCTGATATTGAGGCTCATATTTACATATGCTATATCATGAAAGgtataaataaattatacaaaGCCagattccaatgaagttgggaccttgtgtaaaaaggaaattaaaacaGAATGCAATGATTTACAAATAATGTTCAACCTTATTCAACTGAATACACGACAAAGACAATATTTAATGTCAAACTTTAATTTGTTGTTGCAAATATTCACTCACTTGTAATTTATTCCCTACACTGCTTACCTGTTAAATGTTCCAaattttctgtgtttttggAGCATTCCTTGACATTACCAGTCTTTTGTTGCCCATCACACATTTTTTGGAACAcattgcaggcatcaaattcaaaatgagagcatatgtgccaaaaaaataatagccttcagcagtttgaaaatgtaatatctTTTCCATataatgtattcaattgaatataggtcGAAAAGGATTtgccaatgtttttatttaccttttATACGATGTCCCAGTTTCATTGGAAATCAGATTTGTGCATACAGTATATGAGTGTATTTCACTTTAGTGCAAAGATGACAATACATGCAATAAAGACAATATTCTAGCAAGTTCAGGTTTGAACCATTATGTCATCAGCCCAGAGTTATCCTCTGTGCACACAGAAAGTATGCGAAACGTGTTTTTGTCATGGGACATTCTGTGTAAGGTGCATTTGGGCAAAAAATACCTTGTCATACATTTTGTACTTCAATGAAGTGTAATACAAAGTTCAGCGATTTTATATGACATCCCTATATAGAAAAGTTTCATCATGTTACTTTGCAccggccccacctctgtggtttttctccaggtactctggtttcctcccacttccctaAAACGTACTGTATGTAAATTGAAGATTCTCAATTGTCCGTaggggtgaatgtgagtgtgaatggttgtttatatgttccctacgattggctggcaaccagttcagggtgtacctcgcatCCCACCAAGAAATAACCAGGATTGGCTCaatcactcctgtgaccctagtgaggataagtgtaagcggttaagaaaatgaatgtttcCTTAGATCCTACCATATAAAGTGCCACATTTGGCTGTAGTGCATGTCAATCTGACTACAGGAACCCTTTCACTACCGACTTGATGGCTGCAATATTTACCCCAATTACGCAGCATGTGGCCGAGACTAATTGTATGCAGATCTGAAAATAAGAGACAGCATTTATGTATGATTTCAATATAGGAAAGTTGGCTGTGCTGTGTTATCCGTAGGCAAATTGGACCAGGATGACAGTTCTTTCGCTGTACCGTTAAATTCTAATACTGATTTGAGGCTCCCAGTTGGGCCCTGTGAAGCACTTTTAGGCCCCCCAGTGATTCATTGCCACTGAAAGAAAATACGACATATTTTCTCTGGTACTTGTCATGTATGGGCTCTTGAGAATTGTCACCGCCTTTCATTCCCTTCAACGCTTCTGCTCCCATGTGGttggaactattttttttttttttttttttacatttatttgaattcattgcaatgggattCTGCAATCAGCATATGAAAATTAATGCCCTTGGTAGTGAAGATATTGTAATATGTCTCCATCAGAGATGGGTAGAGTAgctaaatattgtactcaagagTAATGTTACCTcagaataatacaaaacaaGTAAAACTGAGTAAGAAAGTACTCAATGAACAATGGGCCTACCTATCGCTTTTGATACTTTATGCTTGGTGGCGGTCATGACCACAAATGACAATCATAAAGAAAAAGTTGGACGTTTATCCTACTTCGGTCGGTGCTAATTAAATCTTTCAGTTCAAAAGTAAATGCAGTGCCCCCACATGGGGAATGTTTTCCTCCCTCCTGTTGGTCTCCCACTGAAATGATTGCGATAACCATAATTGGGGAAGGGGGTTGGTCGTTCTACACACCCGGTCAGGAGCCAGctgttttttctgaaaaatataacaaatagcATGTTTGGCGTGAGGGGAGTGTCCTCTGCTGGGGGAACGAGATAGACAATTTATCGGAGCGTCCTGTTGCTTGTGACAAAATGCAATCCTCTCATTTTAATTGCTCTCTAGTAGGTGTGCCGCTCGGGGCCATGAGAGCACGAGCGCTCTATGTCGTCCCTCTTTGGATGATTATGTTCCATTGTGCAAGATGTCGATTACGCCTCGCTTTATCCGCGTCATCTATCTGACTCGGGATCATTTAGGTAGCCGCGTGTTACAAAGGAACAGCGGTCAGCCCTGTTATTAGATGTGTTTGAGTCCCCTGCTTCTTGTAATGAGAACCAGATCACAGAGGAGAACTAATCTCTCTGAGGACACGTGGACTCATTCAAGACCTTGTGACACTTTATACAACATGCAACAAATTAGTCACATGTTAAGGTTTGTTTAAAGAGAACTTGACGTTTATCATTATTCACAATCTGGAACGGTTTGCAAGTTCCTTAATAATCCTTTCATCAGATATAGATGAATTATTAGAATTAGAGTTTAAACACCCTAAATTGAGAAAAAGTATGAGTAGTTGACAACACCCAAAAATGTTGATAATTGCCGCTTTTAAGAGTTTAaacaatacagtaaatatacTACAGATAATGAGACCGATATAATTCCAATCTCATTGTAcattacttttaaaaacaaatgtctttCTGATGACTCGATTCGTTTTTTAAGCACGGTAAGCGCCCATGTACATGCAGATTCAGTGAAGACTCTCCGCAACTTCCacaaacaacccaggctaaactaaATTCCTCCCCGGCATACAGTAATCTTAATCTCTCAGTCAAGATGTATCACTTCAGCAATACTTACTAGGCACCAAATACTACCTGCCTATTAGACAAAGCttggccaccatcttgtggcgtcTGAGGGCATTACAGCACAAATgtgcaaataggtgagttttccCACAAATTGCTAAGGATAGGTTTTACAGCGATAAAACCTTGATTAGGTGAAATACATTCACCAAGAAATCAATTAAGTACTATTTCTCTTAACCCAAGGCTGTTAGCTAGCATTGATATGTAGTCGCAATTGTGTTTCAGAAAGGCCAGACTCCAGATCTAGAATTTACACCAtggtttaatttcacatttgataGGTGGGCAGCTATACTCCAAATGTTCAACTATTTGTGCAGAAGCCATTTAAAAGATGACTTTCCAATATATGCTCCCTTTATATAACATAATATGGGCCCACCTCATCACGTGCCACTACAAATATCAAATTCCCGCTATGAAATCTTGTGTCTTGCAGGGTGATGAATGTTTGTGGGGTTATGAATGAGTGCAATGTGGCTGTGAAGCACATTCAAAAAGGGCTTAAGTGGATTACACCTCATTTCAAGGATGCTTATGGTAAGATTAAAAAAGATATGGGGTAACTGAGGAAAATGCTAAATCTGATAGATTGAATTTTAGTCATCCTTTTTCCTTCCTCCCCTGTAAACCAAATGCCTGTGTCTGGTTgtgagtgtgcatgtttgtttggtttttgacaTTTGCGGATGTAAAGTAAACACCGGCAACCTATGGAAATCGTCTTCATTTATGTGAGATAAAAATACACATCCATCCAGCTGATTTGGGGGGGAGAAGTAGGTAGAGAGTACTAATGTACGGTTTTTCCAGCATGTAGCACTATTCCCAACTTTAAATGAAAACCATTTAGTGTTATAGTAACACTACATTACGAATGAGGTGTTTTTCCTGATGTACAAGATATCAGGTCATCACGAGGCCATGGTGTCATGAACCAACGATGCGGGGGCCGACCTAAATACAgaactccaagacgaggacatgatgttagacgTGGTTTAATTTTGATACCATTTtcgataccaaaaagcagtTCAAAACAAGGTAGAGGCACAAAAAACGCTAgactaggcaggatccaaaaagacattcagcaaGACCCGATGACTATAGAGCAAACTAACAATTTTAACAGGACGGGATaaaccaaagggcacagaattgctgtga
Proteins encoded in this window:
- the peli2 gene encoding E3 ubiquitin-protein ligase pellino homolog 2, whose product is MFSSSQEEHCAPSKDPVKYGELVVLGYNGSLPNGDRGRRKSRFALYKRTKANGVKPSAVHILNTPQDSKAVNSKGQHSISYTLSRNQTVVVEYSYDKDTDMFQIGRSTESPIDFVVTDTVAGGQEGEETPITQSTISRFACRVVCERNPPYTARIYAAGFDSSKNIFLGEKAAKWKNPDGHMDGLTTNGVLVMHPKGGFTEESKPGVWREISVCGDVYTLRETRSAQTPGKLVENESNVLLDGSLVDLCGATLLWRTAEGLFHTPTQKHLEALRQEINAARPQCPVGLNTLAFPSMQRSRALSCLEDKQPWVYLACGHVHGYHNWGHRSEQEPNAQRECPMCRVVGPYVPLWLGCEPAFYVDTGAPTHAFVPCGHVCSEKSVKYWSEIPLPHGTHAFHAACPFCATQLSLTQGCSKLIFQGPVD